Proteins encoded together in one Vibrio lentus window:
- a CDS encoding DapH/DapD/GlmU-related protein, whose product MSQPLSPTLNSEPSVAESSKLHNVELGRWTEIADRCVLNNVLLGDYSYIQNDCNLMFTEIGKFTSIAAAVRLNPSNHPWWRPTLHHFTYRPGKYQLGEDPTSLDDEVFSWREEDKVQVGHDVWIGHGVIVLPGITIGNGSIVGAGSVVTKDVPPYSIAVGNPAKVLRPRFDDPSYGERLESLEWWHWGDEKLAEALPLFQKDCGEFLSHFEQA is encoded by the coding sequence ATGAGCCAACCTCTTTCCCCTACCTTAAACAGCGAACCTAGTGTTGCTGAAAGCAGTAAGTTACACAATGTTGAACTTGGGCGTTGGACTGAAATCGCAGACCGTTGCGTGTTAAATAACGTGTTGCTTGGAGATTACAGTTATATCCAAAACGACTGTAATCTGATGTTTACCGAAATAGGTAAATTCACATCAATTGCAGCGGCTGTGCGCTTGAATCCGAGTAATCATCCGTGGTGGCGGCCAACGCTGCATCACTTTACTTATCGCCCTGGAAAGTATCAGCTAGGTGAAGATCCTACGTCATTGGATGATGAGGTGTTCTCGTGGCGCGAAGAAGACAAAGTTCAGGTTGGACACGATGTGTGGATTGGTCACGGAGTGATTGTGCTGCCGGGTATCACGATTGGTAATGGTTCGATAGTCGGTGCGGGGAGTGTGGTGACTAAAGACGTGCCGCCATACTCTATTGCGGTTGGTAACCCCGCCAAGGTATTACGACCTCGATTTGATGACCCTAGCTATGGTGAGAGACTGGAAAGCCTTGAATGGTGGCATTGGGGTGATGAAAAGCTGGCTGAAGCATTGCCATTGTTTCAGAAAGATTGTGGCGAATTTCTGAGTCACTTTGAGCAAGCTTAA
- the phnK gene encoding phosphonate C-P lyase system protein PhnK: MNAVTNMKHEWNQSEQPLLSVSNLTKLYAPGKGFQNVSFDLFPGEVLGIVGESGSGKSTLLKSLSGRQTPDSGEVIYLRGDADKQISQLEDLYQMAESQRRHLLRTEWGVVHQHPMDGLRGRVSAGGNIGERLMAVGERNYGEIREKSAKWLGDVEIPTDRMDDMPTTFSGGMQQRLQIARNLVTHPKLIFMDEPTGGLDVSVQAKLLDLLRRLVTELELAVVIVTHDLAVARLLAHRLMVMRRSEVVESGLTDQVLDDPQHPYTQLLVSSVLQN; this comes from the coding sequence ATGAACGCTGTGACGAACATGAAACACGAATGGAACCAGTCAGAGCAGCCTCTGTTGTCTGTCTCTAATCTCACCAAGCTTTATGCGCCGGGTAAGGGCTTTCAGAACGTATCTTTCGACCTTTTCCCTGGAGAAGTGTTGGGCATTGTGGGTGAGTCGGGCTCGGGTAAAAGCACCTTATTGAAGTCGCTTTCTGGCCGTCAAACACCAGACAGCGGTGAAGTGATTTACTTGCGTGGTGATGCGGATAAGCAAATCTCACAACTGGAAGACTTGTACCAAATGGCGGAAAGTCAGCGTCGTCACCTATTGCGCACGGAGTGGGGCGTTGTGCATCAACACCCAATGGATGGTCTGCGTGGCAGAGTGTCAGCGGGCGGCAACATTGGTGAACGCTTGATGGCTGTGGGTGAGCGTAATTATGGCGAAATTCGTGAAAAGTCAGCGAAATGGCTAGGTGATGTCGAGATCCCAACGGATCGAATGGACGACATGCCGACGACTTTTTCTGGTGGTATGCAACAAAGATTGCAGATCGCACGCAACCTCGTTACTCACCCTAAGTTGATCTTCATGGATGAGCCTACAGGCGGTTTGGATGTGTCTGTTCAAGCCAAGTTGCTTGATCTTCTTCGTCGCTTAGTCACAGAGCTTGAACTAGCTGTGGTGATCGTCACTCACGATCTTGCTGTGGCTCGCTTGCTTGCACATCGACTCATGGTGATGCGCCGCAGTGAAGTGGTCGAAAGCGGCCTTACCGATCAAGTGCTTGATGATCCTCAACACCCATACACACAACTGCTGGTTTCTTCTGTATTGCAGAATTAA
- the iolE gene encoding myo-inosose-2 dehydratase — translation MSKVQYGISPLTWTNDDMPELGGEIPLETCLSEMSESGFTGTELGTKYPRDPETLIPLLKNHNLVLASGWFSGNLMTLTAEEEIAEMQGHILLLKAAGCKAMVYGEVSNTVHGDISKPLSSRVILTEEEWKTYAEKLTTVADYLLNKHDIKLSFHHHVGTIVETEEDINRLMEATGDSVYLTLDTGHITYGGGNPVNVIERWGHRIGHMHFKDLRIEVMNAARDADKSFLNAVLDGVFTVPGTGDVNYDDVFAALKARNYEGWLLVEAEQDPAKAHPLTFAKTAYENITGYANKYGL, via the coding sequence ATGAGCAAAGTTCAATACGGAATTAGCCCTTTAACTTGGACAAATGATGACATGCCAGAACTGGGTGGTGAGATCCCGTTGGAGACGTGTTTGAGTGAAATGTCTGAGTCTGGCTTTACTGGTACCGAGCTAGGCACTAAATACCCGAGAGATCCAGAAACTCTTATTCCATTGTTGAAAAATCACAACCTAGTATTGGCATCTGGTTGGTTCAGCGGCAATTTGATGACATTAACTGCAGAAGAAGAAATTGCGGAAATGCAAGGTCATATTTTGTTGCTTAAAGCCGCTGGTTGTAAGGCGATGGTTTATGGTGAGGTCAGTAATACTGTGCATGGCGACATCAGCAAGCCGTTGTCATCTCGTGTGATTTTGACTGAAGAAGAGTGGAAAACTTACGCTGAAAAATTAACAACTGTTGCTGATTACCTGTTGAACAAGCATGACATCAAGCTTTCTTTCCATCATCACGTGGGAACGATTGTTGAAACGGAAGAAGATATCAATCGTTTGATGGAAGCGACCGGTGATTCAGTTTATCTGACACTAGATACGGGCCACATCACTTATGGGGGTGGTAACCCTGTGAATGTTATTGAACGTTGGGGCCACCGTATCGGTCATATGCATTTTAAAGACCTTCGTATTGAAGTGATGAACGCAGCTCGTGATGCTGACAAATCATTCTTAAACGCCGTGCTTGATGGAGTATTCACGGTTCCAGGTACGGGTGATGTGAATTACGACGATGTGTTTGCCGCACTTAAAGCGCGTAATTACGAAGGTTGGCTATTGGTAGAAGCGGAACAAGATCCAGCGAAAGCACATCCGCTTACGTTTGCAAAAACGGCTTACGAGAACATTACGGGTTACGCAAACAAATACGGCTTGTAA
- the iolD gene encoding 3D-(3,5/4)-trihydroxycyclohexane-1,2-dione acylhydrolase (decyclizing), giving the protein MKTVRLTVAEALAKYLAAQKIVVDGKEEQLFGAAFAIFGHGNVTCFGQQLKNIEEKIPTWRGQNEQSMATAAIAYAKANKRQRIGIATSSIGPGATNMVTAAGIAHTNRLPLLLISGDAYVSRLPDPVLQQPENFEDPSVTSNDAFKPLTRYWDRVLSPAQLMHTLPQALDTMLDPATCGPVFLGLPQDVQGIAYDFPEIFFEEKCHRIRRPEPEMVVLEEAKEILIKAKKPLIISGGGVHYSLATDELAAFAAKHNIPVVETIAGRATMLQDNPLNAGPIGVTGSNSANHMANEADVVLAIGTRLQDFTTGSWSVFKNPEMQLISINVAKFDAIKHRSHPVIGDAKTSMTKLSGLLADWRSGDEWSSKAKVEADEWKALVQRRTHPQAGELLEGTSSYAEVIGKLNRSMEEGDTVLTAAGGLPAELSMNWQNYQIGKFDIDFGYSCMGYEIAGGWGAKIANPDSDVVVLVGDGSYLIQNSDIYSSVLTGHKMIVVVCDNGGFAVINKLQNNTGNESFNNLLEDCRRPDGELARVDFAKHAEAQGAISEKLTSITDFDAAFARAKEADRTYVIVVDIDPVSPAAWSKCDCWWEVGLPEVTRNEETAKKVADWEEGRAAQRRGV; this is encoded by the coding sequence ATGAAAACTGTACGCCTAACCGTTGCTGAAGCCTTAGCTAAATATCTTGCAGCGCAGAAAATTGTAGTCGATGGGAAAGAAGAGCAATTATTTGGTGCCGCTTTCGCCATTTTTGGTCACGGCAATGTGACATGTTTTGGCCAACAGCTGAAAAACATCGAAGAAAAAATCCCAACGTGGCGTGGTCAAAACGAGCAATCAATGGCTACGGCTGCAATCGCTTATGCAAAAGCGAATAAGCGTCAACGTATAGGTATTGCGACCAGCTCAATTGGTCCTGGTGCCACCAATATGGTCACTGCAGCCGGTATTGCACATACTAACCGTCTGCCACTATTACTTATCTCTGGCGATGCTTATGTAAGCCGTCTTCCAGATCCTGTATTGCAACAGCCAGAAAATTTTGAAGATCCATCGGTGACCTCTAACGACGCATTCAAACCATTGACTCGTTACTGGGATCGCGTGTTGTCGCCTGCTCAATTGATGCATACGCTTCCACAAGCTCTAGATACTATGCTTGACCCTGCGACATGCGGGCCAGTTTTTCTTGGATTACCGCAAGATGTTCAAGGCATTGCTTACGACTTCCCTGAGATATTTTTTGAAGAGAAATGTCATCGTATCCGTCGCCCTGAGCCGGAAATGGTCGTACTAGAGGAAGCGAAAGAGATCTTAATTAAAGCGAAGAAGCCTTTGATTATTTCAGGTGGTGGCGTGCATTACTCGCTTGCAACTGATGAACTAGCCGCGTTCGCAGCTAAGCACAACATCCCTGTTGTAGAAACTATTGCTGGTCGAGCAACCATGCTGCAAGACAATCCACTCAACGCTGGGCCTATCGGCGTTACGGGCTCTAACTCTGCTAACCATATGGCTAATGAAGCTGATGTCGTACTTGCGATTGGTACACGTTTACAAGATTTCACTACGGGATCTTGGAGCGTATTTAAAAATCCAGAAATGCAGCTAATTAGTATTAACGTGGCCAAATTTGATGCGATTAAGCACCGCTCTCATCCAGTTATTGGTGATGCGAAAACCAGTATGACGAAACTATCTGGTCTTTTGGCTGACTGGCGATCAGGTGATGAGTGGTCTTCAAAAGCGAAAGTAGAAGCTGATGAGTGGAAGGCGTTAGTCCAACGTCGTACTCACCCACAAGCCGGTGAATTGCTTGAAGGTACTTCTTCTTATGCTGAAGTGATTGGCAAGCTGAACCGTAGTATGGAAGAGGGAGATACAGTCTTGACTGCCGCCGGCGGATTGCCTGCTGAACTGTCTATGAACTGGCAAAATTACCAAATTGGTAAATTTGATATCGACTTTGGCTATTCGTGCATGGGTTATGAGATCGCGGGTGGCTGGGGGGCGAAAATTGCCAACCCAGACAGTGATGTTGTGGTTCTTGTTGGTGATGGTTCGTACCTCATTCAAAATTCAGATATCTACTCGTCTGTTTTGACTGGACACAAAATGATCGTTGTCGTTTGTGACAATGGCGGCTTCGCTGTTATCAACAAGCTTCAGAATAATACAGGTAACGAATCATTTAATAACCTCCTAGAAGATTGTCGTCGCCCTGACGGAGAGTTAGCCCGTGTTGATTTTGCAAAACATGCAGAAGCACAAGGTGCAATCAGCGAGAAATTGACCTCAATTACCGACTTTGATGCTGCATTCGCAAGAGCGAAAGAAGCTGACCGTACCTACGTTATCGTGGTGGACATTGACCCAGTATCTCCGGCGGCATGGTCGAAATGTGATTGCTGGTGGGAAGTAGGACTTCCTGAGGTTACACGTAACGAAGAGACCGCCAAAAAAGTCGCTGATTGGGAAGAGGGCCGTGCGGCTCAGCGTCGCGGTGTTTAA
- the phnM gene encoding alpha-D-ribose 1-methylphosphonate 5-triphosphate diphosphatase: MIITNVNLVLENEVVRGSVELRDGLIANMSDSTSQLPGAFDGENGFLMPGLIELHTDNLEKYFTPRPKVNWPPLSAMSAHDTQLIGSGITTVLDAVALGDYRDGNRQENLDQFINTVAESQKRGLTRAEHRIHLRCEVPHSTTVGLFERYVNMPEVQLVSVMDHAPGQRQFVNLDKYRTYYQGKYNMTDAEMAVYEKDQVAQSERWSKQNRDEITRQCRDLNIPTASHDDATSAHVTESKELGMVIAEFPTTVEAAKRSHELGLKVMMGAPNVIRGGSHSGNVAAHELASLGVLDILSSDYYPVSLLDAVFTLFNDERNNLDVAQAVQLATLNPAQALGLHDRGVIAEGKRADLVLAHRVDGHQLVSRVWREGKKVF; the protein is encoded by the coding sequence ATGATTATTACCAACGTAAATCTAGTGCTTGAAAATGAAGTGGTGCGCGGTTCGGTTGAACTGCGAGACGGCCTGATTGCCAATATGTCTGACTCGACCAGTCAACTTCCGGGTGCCTTTGATGGTGAAAATGGCTTCTTGATGCCGGGTTTAATTGAGCTGCATACCGATAACCTTGAGAAGTATTTCACGCCAAGACCCAAGGTAAATTGGCCACCGCTTTCTGCAATGAGCGCACACGACACTCAGCTGATAGGCTCTGGCATCACCACGGTGCTTGATGCAGTTGCACTAGGGGATTACCGAGATGGTAATCGCCAAGAGAACCTCGATCAGTTTATTAATACCGTGGCCGAGAGCCAGAAACGTGGTCTAACCCGAGCCGAGCACCGCATCCACTTGCGCTGTGAAGTACCGCACTCAACTACCGTTGGTTTGTTTGAGCGTTACGTGAACATGCCAGAAGTGCAGTTAGTCTCCGTAATGGATCACGCTCCAGGTCAGCGTCAGTTTGTGAACCTAGATAAGTATCGTACCTACTATCAGGGTAAGTACAACATGACGGATGCTGAAATGGCGGTGTATGAAAAAGACCAAGTGGCTCAGTCAGAACGTTGGTCGAAACAGAATCGCGATGAGATTACTCGTCAGTGCCGTGACTTGAACATTCCAACCGCAAGTCACGATGATGCAACCAGCGCCCATGTGACCGAATCTAAAGAGTTGGGCATGGTCATCGCAGAGTTCCCAACCACGGTTGAAGCAGCGAAGCGCTCTCACGAATTAGGCTTAAAGGTGATGATGGGGGCACCAAACGTGATTCGTGGCGGTTCGCACTCCGGCAACGTTGCTGCGCATGAATTAGCGTCTTTGGGCGTGTTGGATATCTTATCTTCGGATTATTATCCAGTGAGCTTGTTAGATGCGGTGTTTACGCTGTTCAACGATGAACGCAACAACCTCGATGTAGCGCAAGCGGTGCAATTGGCGACGCTGAACCCAGCACAAGCACTTGGCTTACATGACCGTGGTGTGATTGCAGAAGGTAAACGTGCGGATTTGGTGCTCGCGCATCGTGTTGACGGTCATCAGCTGGTGTCCCGTGTATGGCGCGAAGGCAAGAAGGTATTCTAA
- the phnL gene encoding phosphonate C-P lyase system protein PhnL → MNTKLTVNNVSKTFVLHNQNGVELPVLTGANFSVDSGECVVLHGHSGSGKSTLLRALYANYLVDSGSINIVHQGSKLDLAKATPREIINVRKHTIGWVSQFLRVIPRISALEVVMQPMLEMGGCAQEAEERAKLLLTRLNVPEHLWLLAPATFSGGEQQRVNIARGFIVDYPILLLDEPTASLDATNSAVVVSLIEEAKAGGAAIIGIFHDEATRDLVADRLYDVKLQQDISPKQLTTACA, encoded by the coding sequence ATGAATACCAAACTAACCGTAAACAACGTCAGCAAAACCTTTGTGCTGCACAACCAAAATGGCGTTGAACTGCCGGTGTTAACAGGCGCGAACTTCTCGGTAGACAGTGGCGAGTGTGTGGTTCTGCACGGTCACTCTGGCTCAGGTAAATCAACGCTATTACGTGCGCTGTATGCCAACTACTTGGTGGATTCTGGCTCGATTAATATTGTGCATCAAGGGAGCAAGCTAGATCTTGCGAAGGCTACGCCACGAGAAATCATCAACGTGCGTAAACACACCATAGGTTGGGTAAGCCAGTTCTTGCGTGTGATTCCACGTATTAGTGCGCTGGAAGTGGTGATGCAGCCTATGTTGGAAATGGGTGGCTGCGCGCAAGAAGCTGAAGAGAGAGCCAAGTTACTGCTGACTCGATTAAACGTGCCAGAGCATTTATGGCTCTTAGCACCAGCAACTTTTTCTGGTGGTGAACAGCAACGTGTGAACATCGCGCGTGGTTTTATTGTTGATTACCCAATCTTACTGCTTGATGAACCTACCGCTTCGCTCGATGCGACCAACAGTGCGGTGGTCGTAAGTTTGATTGAAGAAGCAAAAGCGGGCGGCGCTGCAATCATCGGTATCTTCCATGATGAAGCAACACGAGACTTGGTCGCTGATCGTCTGTATGACGTGAAGCTGCAACAAGACATTTCGCCAAAACAACTCACTACAGCGTGTGCGTAA
- a CDS encoding sugar porter family MFS transporter — translation MSPNNGTQSHKHNIAYIVRICCIAALGGILLGYDTAVISGAIGPIREHFGLTPAQTGWAVSSVVLGSIIGAVSAGTVALKYGRRSALFLSAVLFIISAIGSAIAPTFTIYVLLRIVGGVAVGIACVVSPMYMSEVAPKDFRGRAVSMFQQSAVIGQTGVFYVNYLIAKGMSEAWLVDVGWRWMLASEVLPATLFGCLLIMIPESPRWLVLKGQIGKAKETLSRISNPEHADRVILEIQKSLVPVNASKNSKISLRSPLLFSILVIGTFVAAAQQLTGINVIMYYTPEILKPIAGGTENALFQTTFVGVVFILGNGLGMYLIDKVGRLPLMKYGTLGCALGMTIVGYVLYTGTEGYAALFALCLYVVAYATSWGCACWTMISEIFPNSIRSRAMAIAVGAQWFTGFIVTQSFPMLNENPYLKENFNGAFAFWVFAALSLICMVVVVKYVPETKGVALEDMEKVMAKKLGKQAPNRKTEAAA, via the coding sequence ATGTCACCTAATAATGGGACACAGTCTCACAAACATAATATCGCTTACATAGTTAGAATTTGTTGTATCGCAGCACTTGGGGGAATCTTACTCGGTTATGATACCGCGGTAATATCAGGGGCAATTGGCCCAATAAGAGAGCATTTTGGTTTAACGCCCGCTCAAACAGGCTGGGCAGTATCCAGTGTAGTCTTGGGAAGTATTATCGGTGCTGTTTCTGCAGGAACCGTTGCCCTAAAATATGGTCGTCGAAGTGCACTATTCCTATCTGCTGTGTTGTTTATCATATCCGCCATCGGTTCCGCTATCGCACCTACATTTACCATCTATGTGTTACTCAGAATCGTCGGTGGTGTGGCAGTTGGTATCGCTTGTGTAGTTTCCCCAATGTACATGTCAGAGGTTGCCCCAAAAGATTTTCGCGGTCGAGCAGTCAGTATGTTTCAACAATCCGCTGTTATAGGTCAAACTGGTGTGTTCTACGTTAACTACCTAATAGCGAAAGGGATGTCTGAAGCCTGGTTGGTTGATGTTGGATGGCGTTGGATGCTCGCTTCTGAAGTATTGCCAGCGACACTGTTCGGTTGCCTATTAATCATGATTCCTGAATCCCCACGCTGGTTAGTACTCAAGGGGCAAATAGGTAAAGCAAAAGAGACACTCTCGCGAATTTCCAACCCAGAACATGCAGACAGAGTGATCCTAGAGATACAAAAATCTTTAGTTCCAGTGAACGCATCTAAAAACAGCAAAATCAGCTTACGTTCCCCTCTTCTTTTTTCAATCCTTGTCATTGGTACATTTGTCGCGGCGGCACAGCAACTTACTGGTATCAACGTCATCATGTATTACACCCCAGAAATCTTAAAACCTATAGCTGGTGGTACTGAAAACGCGTTGTTCCAAACGACATTTGTAGGAGTGGTATTCATTCTTGGTAACGGGTTAGGTATGTACTTAATCGACAAAGTTGGTCGCCTGCCGCTCATGAAATACGGAACTCTGGGCTGTGCACTTGGGATGACTATTGTTGGATATGTGCTCTATACCGGAACGGAAGGTTATGCAGCATTGTTTGCGCTGTGTTTGTATGTTGTCGCTTACGCTACATCTTGGGGTTGTGCATGTTGGACGATGATCTCAGAAATCTTCCCTAACAGCATTCGTTCAAGAGCAATGGCTATCGCTGTGGGTGCACAATGGTTTACTGGATTTATTGTGACTCAAAGCTTCCCTATGCTTAACGAAAATCCATATCTAAAAGAAAACTTCAACGGCGCTTTCGCTTTTTGGGTGTTCGCCGCGTTGTCCCTCATCTGTATGGTTGTCGTTGTTAAGTATGTCCCTGAGACCAAAGGGGTTGCCCTCGAAGACATGGAAAAAGTCATGGCTAAAAAACTCGGGAAACAAGCTCCAAACAGAAAAACGGAAGCTGCTGCCTAA
- the phnP gene encoding phosphonate metabolism protein PhnP: MKLTMLGTANSAMVPVYGCDCSVCVSALENPSLRREKSSAFLEHNGKFLLLDANAPDLMRLFPAGSIDQILLTHYHMDHVQSLFDLRWGAGDKISVISPDDPLGCDDLYKHPGILDFSAPAQAFKSFDWQGITVTPLPLIHSKLCLGYCFEFDGKRLAYLTDTVGLSKQTERWLKKFPVDWLITDCNYPPIEDPQVRSNSNHNDFHHILDIDETCRPKNLGLIHVSHHMLGWATQHPHAFSQRLRILNDGEEITL, translated from the coding sequence ATGAAGTTGACCATGTTAGGCACAGCCAACAGCGCGATGGTGCCAGTTTACGGGTGTGATTGTTCGGTGTGTGTTTCTGCCCTTGAAAACCCCAGTTTAAGACGAGAAAAGTCATCAGCGTTCCTTGAACATAATGGCAAGTTTCTGCTGTTGGATGCTAATGCGCCTGACCTGATGCGCCTGTTTCCTGCAGGATCGATTGACCAGATCTTACTGACTCATTACCACATGGATCATGTTCAGAGTTTGTTTGATCTCCGATGGGGGGCTGGCGATAAGATCTCGGTAATTTCTCCTGATGATCCGCTGGGTTGTGATGATCTCTATAAACATCCGGGCATCTTGGATTTTTCAGCGCCTGCTCAAGCGTTTAAGTCGTTTGATTGGCAGGGAATAACCGTAACGCCATTGCCGCTCATTCACTCTAAACTTTGCCTTGGTTATTGCTTTGAATTTGATGGAAAGCGATTAGCGTATTTAACCGATACAGTAGGGCTGTCGAAGCAAACCGAGCGTTGGTTGAAAAAGTTTCCTGTAGATTGGTTGATTACCGATTGTAACTACCCGCCAATTGAAGACCCTCAAGTTCGATCGAACTCAAACCATAACGATTTCCACCACATATTAGACATCGACGAAACCTGTCGTCCGAAGAACCTTGGTTTGATTCATGTCAGTCACCATATGCTCGGCTGGGCAACACAACACCCGCACGCTTTTTCACAACGTTTACGAATTCTCAACGATGGCGAGGAGATAACCCTATGA
- a CDS encoding LysR family transcriptional regulator, whose amino-acid sequence MLDKMAFFIYVVRTGSISAAARKLNISVSAGSRWLQELEQRFGMPLYRRNNRLLKPTPAGQTLFDQFSVLVDQSETVMRTMQDYQKHDKGHIDVICTPVYANHFLMNHISEYLLTNPEITFNLNITPWALDHAADSDITISANASYQGYREKDLHLVRREIMQSPFVVVASPGYLARNNTPQRPSELKAHLCLFATTLTGSNDWVFTQDNECQIIKIPKSLEVNDSDLLLQAALNGTGIAYLPQFLVEKHINDKTLVPIFEYYDTSIWSLNMYYQPATTASAVAIHFKDFLLAKH is encoded by the coding sequence ATGTTAGATAAAATGGCATTTTTTATTTACGTTGTACGCACAGGATCAATTTCTGCCGCAGCGCGCAAGCTCAACATTTCAGTATCAGCAGGTAGCCGTTGGCTTCAAGAACTTGAGCAAAGATTTGGAATGCCATTATATCGACGCAATAATCGTTTGTTAAAACCTACACCAGCAGGCCAAACTTTATTTGATCAGTTTTCGGTACTCGTCGATCAATCTGAAACTGTCATGCGCACCATGCAAGATTACCAAAAACACGATAAAGGCCATATTGATGTAATCTGCACACCAGTTTACGCCAACCATTTTTTAATGAACCACATCAGCGAGTACTTACTCACCAACCCCGAGATCACGTTTAACCTCAACATTACCCCTTGGGCACTTGATCATGCTGCCGACAGTGATATTACGATCAGCGCGAACGCATCCTATCAAGGCTATCGAGAAAAAGACTTACACCTAGTACGTCGTGAGATAATGCAAAGCCCCTTTGTCGTCGTCGCTTCTCCGGGCTATCTTGCTAGAAACAATACTCCACAACGCCCTTCTGAACTAAAAGCTCATTTATGCCTGTTTGCAACGACGCTCACCGGAAGTAATGATTGGGTGTTTACTCAGGATAATGAATGCCAGATTATTAAAATCCCTAAATCGCTGGAAGTTAATGATAGTGACCTATTACTGCAAGCCGCACTGAACGGAACTGGTATCGCTTATCTACCGCAATTTTTGGTAGAAAAGCATATCAATGACAAAACACTAGTGCCTATTTTTGAATACTATGACACCAGTATTTGGAGCCTAAATATGTACTACCAACCAGCCACAACCGCATCCGCCGTTGCTATTCATTTTAAAGATTTCTTATTGGCGAAACATTGA
- the phnN gene encoding ribose 1,5-bisphosphokinase, giving the protein MSKGYSFDVNGVVSAAPKADKPGQLYYVIGPSGAGKDSIISALREQFVKDLVVAHRYITRAADAGGENHVELSDDEFFIRYSRNMFAMSWQAHGMSYGIGQEVHQWMDAGLSVVVNGSRAYLDAARDLFGDRLVPVVVSVKPEVLEARLRARGRENEAEIALRLQRAADYCVDSASGSSALNNTLCIDNSGTLEQSIAQFARLKEQAEILAEPAGGVA; this is encoded by the coding sequence ATGTCTAAAGGTTACTCATTTGATGTGAATGGGGTGGTGAGCGCTGCCCCAAAAGCTGACAAACCGGGTCAGCTTTATTACGTAATTGGCCCTTCTGGTGCTGGTAAAGATTCGATTATCTCGGCGTTACGAGAGCAGTTCGTTAAAGATTTGGTGGTTGCCCATCGTTACATCACACGTGCAGCCGATGCTGGTGGCGAAAACCATGTCGAGCTTAGTGATGATGAATTCTTTATTCGCTATTCGCGCAATATGTTTGCGATGAGTTGGCAGGCACACGGTATGAGCTACGGCATCGGTCAAGAAGTTCACCAATGGATGGATGCGGGTTTGAGTGTTGTGGTCAATGGATCGCGTGCGTATTTAGATGCAGCCAGAGACTTGTTTGGCGATCGGTTAGTGCCTGTCGTAGTGAGCGTTAAGCCTGAGGTGTTAGAAGCACGCTTAAGAGCCCGCGGTCGTGAAAATGAAGCTGAGATTGCCCTTAGATTGCAACGTGCGGCGGACTATTGTGTGGATTCAGCATCAGGCTCATCGGCTTTAAATAACACGCTGTGTATTGATAACAGTGGCACGCTTGAACAGAGCATTGCGCAGTTTGCTCGGTTAAAAGAGCAAGCTGAAATACTCGCAGAACCAGCAGGCGGTGTTGCATGA